From the Alkalibacter rhizosphaerae genome, one window contains:
- a CDS encoding MarR family winged helix-turn-helix transcriptional regulator: MFICDISVFNKYGKQMLDEKLQSLNMDWHEMVVLLVLEQIPGISQTRLVPFLQTDKANVTKILQGMEKKKQIHRELDANDHRNKVCRLTSKGSKLLPLLHDVMKDWESACFQDVTEEELISFQKVTKTITKNLMNEF, encoded by the coding sequence TTGTTTATATGTGATATCAGTGTCTTCAATAAATATGGGAAACAAATGTTGGACGAGAAGCTCCAATCGCTCAATATGGATTGGCATGAGATGGTTGTTCTATTGGTTTTGGAACAAATACCCGGTATCAGTCAGACAAGGTTGGTTCCTTTTTTGCAGACAGACAAGGCCAATGTGACTAAGATCTTGCAAGGCATGGAAAAAAAGAAACAGATCCACAGAGAGTTGGATGCAAATGACCACAGGAACAAAGTCTGTCGTCTTACCAGCAAGGGATCAAAACTGCTTCCCTTGTTGCATGATGTGATGAAAGACTGGGAATCCGCTTGTTTTCAAGATGTGACCGAAGAAGAGTTGATTTCGTTTCAAAAAGTTACAAAAACGATCACGAAAAATTTGATGAACGAATTTTAA
- a CDS encoding putative heavy metal-binding protein, which yields MIVTTTPHVDGKKIVEYKGIVFGEVISGVDFIKDFAAGLTNFFGGRSGSYEGELIKAREEALGEMEKRAYSMGANAVVGVDIDYETLGQGGNMLMVTASGTAVIVE from the coding sequence ATGATCGTAACAACCACCCCCCATGTGGATGGGAAAAAAATCGTGGAATACAAAGGGATCGTTTTTGGAGAAGTGATCTCCGGTGTAGATTTCATCAAGGATTTTGCGGCAGGATTGACCAACTTTTTTGGTGGACGATCGGGGTCGTACGAAGGTGAATTGATCAAAGCCAGGGAAGAAGCTTTGGGAGAAATGGAAAAAAGAGCCTATTCCATGGGAGCAAATGCCGTCGTTGGCGTGGACATCGATTATGAAACCCTGGGCCAGGGTGGAAACATGCTGATGGTGACTGCCTCTGGCACGGCGGTAATAGTCGAATAA
- a CDS encoding tryptophan-rich sensory protein, whose protein sequence is MDRTKKAWINALFLAVTLAINTLGALGIINGLSQKEISDMYLTLITPGPATFSIWSVIYSLIIISIIAMIVKKNDSYYQQAVDEITGLFRISCILNILWIVSFSYVLVELSLLFIFAFVISLALLGRKLLKIQEKKRWLLPLTFGFYTGWLFIATVVNTAAALVKLEWNGFGISQETWAVIILIVAIVLVFAVLLKLRNAVFPLPVAWAYFGIYQFLSMPEGFNGAYPLVQTVALAGMAVLIGLSAIQLYRNRFELLGR, encoded by the coding sequence ATGGACAGAACAAAAAAAGCGTGGATCAATGCATTGTTTTTAGCGGTTACTTTAGCAATCAACACCTTGGGTGCCTTGGGAATCATCAACGGACTTTCGCAAAAGGAAATTTCTGATATGTATTTGACGTTGATCACTCCAGGACCGGCAACGTTCAGTATTTGGAGTGTGATCTATTCCCTGATCATCATTTCAATTATAGCTATGATCGTAAAGAAAAATGATTCTTATTATCAGCAAGCTGTAGATGAGATCACCGGCTTGTTTCGAATATCATGCATATTAAATATTTTGTGGATCGTTTCTTTTTCTTACGTATTGGTAGAACTCAGTCTTTTGTTCATTTTTGCTTTTGTAATCAGTTTGGCCTTGCTCGGTCGAAAACTGCTGAAGATCCAGGAAAAGAAGCGGTGGTTGCTGCCATTGACCTTTGGTTTTTATACCGGCTGGCTTTTTATCGCCACAGTAGTCAACACGGCGGCGGCATTGGTAAAATTGGAGTGGAACGGGTTTGGTATTTCACAAGAGACATGGGCCGTCATCATTTTGATCGTAGCGATAGTTTTGGTTTTTGCAGTATTGCTGAAACTCCGAAATGCAGTATTTCCATTGCCCGTTGCTTGGGCCTACTTCGGGATCTATCAATTTTTAAGCATGCCGGAAGGATTCAATGGAGCTTATCCCTTGGTACAAACCGTGGCCCTTGCAGGCATGGCGGTGTTGATCGGTCTATCCGCCATACAGCTTTACCGGAATCGATTTGAGCTATTAGGTCGTTGA
- a CDS encoding LysR family transcriptional regulator — protein sequence METNIQKFLAFVKTVEYGSFTKAGEVLNYSQSGISRMIRDLEQDWNLSLLERDRTGVRLTSDGMSLLPYAQKLCQEFEKLKSHVDELNGVQTGLIRIGTFSSVATHWLPNIIKEFQKTYPGIDYELLLGDYTEIENWILEGRVDCGFLRLPTHPDLETIFLEKDNLLVILQETHPLAHCRQFPVGALGDYPFMLLEKGAKAEISYIFERHGMTPKAHFTTWDDYAIMSMVESGLGISILPQLILQRIPYRIVTKELDVPAYRNIGLALRDKKTASTAVKRFIEYLDFRHPEGSGNDLSSV from the coding sequence TTGGAAACAAACATTCAAAAATTTCTTGCTTTCGTCAAAACTGTGGAATATGGGAGTTTCACTAAAGCGGGTGAGGTTTTAAACTATTCTCAATCAGGAATCAGTCGTATGATCCGTGATTTGGAACAAGATTGGAACCTTTCCCTGTTGGAACGGGATCGGACCGGGGTTCGATTGACCTCCGACGGAATGAGTCTTTTGCCCTACGCTCAGAAGCTTTGTCAAGAATTTGAAAAATTAAAATCTCATGTAGATGAATTAAACGGTGTCCAAACCGGATTGATCCGAATCGGTACTTTTTCCAGCGTCGCCACTCACTGGCTTCCCAACATCATCAAGGAATTTCAAAAAACATATCCTGGGATCGACTACGAACTGCTATTGGGCGATTACACGGAAATCGAGAATTGGATCCTGGAGGGCCGGGTCGACTGCGGGTTTCTCCGACTTCCGACTCATCCGGATCTGGAGACGATCTTCCTGGAAAAAGACAACCTCCTGGTCATTCTACAAGAGACCCATCCATTGGCCCATTGCCGGCAATTTCCCGTCGGCGCTTTGGGTGATTACCCTTTCATGCTATTGGAAAAGGGAGCGAAGGCAGAAATTTCCTACATTTTTGAGCGTCACGGCATGACCCCCAAGGCACACTTTACGACGTGGGACGACTATGCAATCATGTCCATGGTGGAGAGCGGTCTGGGGATCAGCATCCTACCCCAACTGATCCTTCAGCGCATACCATATCGAATTGTGACAAAGGAATTGGACGTGCCCGCTTATCGAAATATCGGACTCGCCTTACGAGATAAGAAAACTGCATCCACTGCAGTAAAACGCTTTATTGAATATTTGGATTTCCGACATCCAGAAGGCTCCGGAAACGATCTATCATCTGTTTAG
- a CDS encoding DMT family transporter: MQAAYIKYVMALILFGTNGIVASKIYMNSYEIVFWRTLIGSAFLLSIFLITRKTGVFKSKKEGKHFSFVILSGIAMGASWMFLYEAYVQMGVGMASLTYYCGPVIVMGLSPILFQEKMTWGKVVGLTGALVGLLLTNGMDVVSKGLNSGLVFGLFSALMYAFMVIFNKKATTIVGLENVVIQLFFSFVTVAVFLLWKAGTVEPVEAGNLAPLVFLGFVNTGVGCYLYFSSINWLTASFVSIIGYLEPLSALLFSALLLQERLTWIQGLGAVFIIGGGLFSELYRREKRISDAETY, translated from the coding sequence ATGCAAGCCGCATATATCAAATACGTCATGGCTTTGATCTTGTTTGGAACTAATGGCATCGTAGCGAGTAAAATTTACATGAATAGTTATGAAATCGTCTTTTGGCGGACATTGATCGGCAGTGCATTTCTACTGTCGATTTTTTTGATAACAAGAAAAACAGGGGTTTTTAAGAGCAAAAAAGAAGGAAAACATTTTAGTTTTGTGATTCTATCAGGCATTGCTATGGGAGCTAGTTGGATGTTTCTTTACGAGGCTTACGTACAGATGGGGGTCGGCATGGCATCCTTGACTTACTACTGCGGTCCTGTGATCGTGATGGGTTTGTCTCCCATTCTCTTTCAAGAAAAAATGACATGGGGAAAAGTGGTTGGACTTACGGGTGCCTTGGTAGGACTTTTGCTGACCAACGGCATGGATGTTGTGAGCAAGGGATTAAATTCAGGTCTGGTGTTTGGACTGTTCTCTGCGTTGATGTATGCTTTTATGGTCATTTTCAACAAAAAAGCCACGACGATTGTAGGGCTTGAAAATGTCGTGATTCAACTGTTCTTCAGTTTTGTGACGGTAGCAGTGTTTTTGCTATGGAAAGCAGGGACTGTAGAGCCAGTAGAAGCAGGAAACCTGGCACCCTTGGTCTTCTTGGGTTTTGTCAATACGGGAGTTGGTTGTTATCTCTATTTTTCCTCCATCAACTGGTTGACTGCGTCCTTCGTATCCATCATAGGATATTTGGAACCGCTTTCTGCGTTGCTTTTCTCTGCACTTTTGCTACAAGAACGACTGACATGGATCCAGGGGCTAGGAGCGGTGTTTATCATCGGCGGTGGATTGTTCAGCGAACTTTATCGAAGAGAAAAGAGGATCTCAGATGCAGAGACCTATTGA
- a CDS encoding DUF47 domain-containing protein — protein MKLFNKEAKFDYIVFFDRFSKYTVDAAKYLDQVLSHFDQVSLEEQVRTMHDIEKSADLEKKQMLVKLIDEFLPPIDKEDIIDLSHKIDDVTDAIEEVLVSYYTYHITQVTKEALIFTRMIRDASIEMNKCLVAMQKYKKNNDVFEHIGKVNRIKSEGEKLYKVTVAELYQAEADPQTAYEYTEIYKAMRNCYLYCKRVTNGVEKVVMKNL, from the coding sequence ATGAAATTATTCAATAAAGAAGCGAAATTTGATTACATCGTATTTTTTGACCGCTTCTCCAAATATACGGTGGATGCAGCAAAGTATTTGGACCAAGTGTTGTCCCATTTTGATCAAGTGTCTTTAGAAGAGCAGGTTCGGACCATGCATGACATCGAAAAATCTGCAGATTTGGAGAAAAAACAGATGCTGGTCAAGTTGATCGATGAGTTTCTACCACCCATCGATAAAGAGGACATCATCGATTTGTCTCACAAGATCGATGATGTTACCGATGCTATCGAAGAGGTGTTGGTTTCCTATTACACGTATCATATAACACAGGTAACCAAAGAAGCGCTGATCTTTACCAGAATGATCAGGGATGCATCCATCGAGATGAACAAGTGCCTGGTAGCAATGCAAAAATACAAAAAAAACAATGATGTTTTCGAACATATCGGAAAAGTCAATCGAATCAAATCAGAAGGGGAAAAGCTTTATAAAGTGACGGTGGCAGAGTTGTATCAGGCGGAGGCGGATCCTCAAACAGCTTATGAATATACCGAAATATATAAAGCAATGCGCAACTGTTATCTATATTGTAAAAGAGTGACCAATGGAGTCGAAAAAGTCGTCATGAAAAACCTTTAA
- a CDS encoding helix-turn-helix domain-containing protein yields the protein MDPIKTGNLIKTLRLELGMTQQQLADGIFVSDKAVSKWERGVGCPDASLLPLLGNILGIDPATILSGELNPNESMGGNMKRLKFYVCGECGNILTSTEEASISCCGRKLMSLESKKAREEEKLSVAILEGDYYISSDHEMSKNNHIAFVAFLNGDTLLLRKLYPEWNLSTRIPKLSRGVLYWYSTQDGLYHQYV from the coding sequence ATGGATCCGATAAAAACCGGGAATTTAATAAAAACATTGCGCTTGGAATTGGGTATGACCCAGCAACAACTGGCAGATGGCATTTTTGTCAGCGATAAAGCTGTTTCAAAATGGGAACGGGGAGTCGGATGCCCGGATGCATCATTGCTTCCTTTGTTGGGAAACATACTCGGTATCGATCCAGCCACCATCTTGTCTGGGGAATTGAACCCCAATGAGTCCATGGGAGGAAATATGAAAAGATTGAAATTTTACGTTTGTGGCGAATGTGGAAACATTCTAACATCTACTGAAGAAGCATCCATTTCTTGCTGCGGAAGAAAATTGATGTCACTTGAATCAAAAAAAGCAAGAGAAGAAGAAAAATTATCGGTGGCTATCTTGGAAGGGGATTATTATATCAGCTCTGATCATGAAATGTCCAAGAACAACCACATTGCCTTTGTTGCTTTTTTAAACGGAGATACGCTTCTCCTTCGAAAATTATATCCGGAGTGGAATTTATCTACAAGAATTCCAAAGTTGAGTCGCGGCGTTTTGTATTGGTATAGTACCCAGGACGGTCTTTATCATCAGTATGTTTAA
- a CDS encoding YbaK/EbsC family protein, with protein MSLEKVRTYFKSEGMNHLIREFPTSSATVVLAAKALECEERRIAKTLSFQVDKKSILIVTAGDAKVDNGKYKAFFGVKAKMIPPSETKARIGFDIGGICPFAVNDGVSIYLDVSLQRFDTVFPACGSSNSAIELTISQLEHHAKPIDWIDVCKGWLDENNDYNLRMEENPYESNI; from the coding sequence TTGAGTTTGGAGAAAGTTCGAACCTATTTTAAGTCGGAAGGAATGAATCATCTCATACGGGAGTTTCCTACTTCCAGCGCCACGGTAGTTTTGGCTGCAAAGGCTCTGGAGTGTGAAGAACGCCGCATCGCCAAAACCTTGTCTTTCCAAGTTGATAAAAAATCGATACTCATCGTCACCGCTGGCGATGCCAAAGTCGACAACGGCAAATACAAAGCCTTTTTTGGTGTCAAAGCAAAGATGATCCCTCCATCGGAAACCAAGGCCCGGATCGGGTTTGATATTGGCGGCATTTGTCCCTTTGCAGTCAATGACGGGGTTTCCATCTATCTGGATGTATCCTTGCAACGATTTGACACCGTTTTTCCTGCCTGCGGCAGCAGCAACAGTGCCATCGAGCTCACCATATCCCAATTGGAACATCACGCCAAACCCATTGACTGGATCGATGTATGTAAAGGGTGGCTTGACGAAAACAATGATTATAATTTAAGGATGGAGGAGAATCCATATGAATCGAACATTTGA
- a CDS encoding nitroreductase family protein codes for MNRTFEYEIMPEIKERWSPRAFSQDAVSETDLFALLEAARYAPSCNNEQPWRFIVAQEGDRLQRMRSILNDGNRRWAIQAPVLILILSKKNFESNGKENHWSMFDAGTAWGYLSLEAQRRGLYTHAMGGYNRNLARSLFSIPDDYQIITVVAVGKPGDKWKLDEDLLDREKPNVRKNLEDLFL; via the coding sequence ATGAATCGAACATTTGAATATGAAATCATGCCTGAAATAAAGGAACGATGGTCGCCAAGGGCGTTTAGCCAAGATGCGGTATCGGAAACCGATCTATTTGCGTTATTGGAAGCGGCACGCTATGCTCCTTCCTGCAACAATGAACAACCTTGGCGCTTTATCGTAGCCCAGGAAGGCGATCGCCTGCAACGAATGAGAAGCATCTTGAATGACGGAAACCGTCGTTGGGCCATCCAAGCCCCTGTGTTGATTTTGATCTTATCAAAAAAGAACTTTGAGAGTAACGGAAAGGAAAACCATTGGAGCATGTTCGATGCAGGAACAGCATGGGGATACCTTTCCCTGGAAGCCCAACGCAGAGGTCTCTATACCCATGCCATGGGTGGTTACAATCGAAATCTGGCCCGCTCTCTGTTTTCCATTCCTGATGATTACCAAATCATTACGGTAGTCGCAGTTGGAAAACCTGGCGATAAGTGGAAGTTGGATGAAGATCTCTTGGATCGGGAAAAACCCAATGTCCGAAAAAATTTGGAAGACCTCTTTCTTTAG